The proteins below are encoded in one region of Halalkalicoccus jeotgali B3:
- a CDS encoding NUDIX hydrolase, translating to MGLEPLQWFSTEEGLPSQPTVLQIRHGTKAFVSTANRVLLVKEQHTDGSPFWTLPGGGVKANESLAECLTRELFEELRCQAVIDKPVTTVWYAHSSKQKTFSVYTVFECSLLSIPESNEREGILEYQWLSPTSLPPTTLPQIRQIVESRSR from the coding sequence ATGGGATTGGAACCTCTGCAATGGTTTTCTACTGAAGAGGGACTCCCGTCACAACCGACAGTACTGCAAATCAGACATGGGACAAAAGCGTTCGTCTCAACAGCGAACCGAGTCCTTTTGGTAAAAGAACAGCACACGGACGGTTCCCCATTCTGGACGCTTCCTGGTGGTGGAGTGAAGGCGAACGAATCGTTAGCTGAGTGTCTTACTCGAGAACTATTTGAAGAGCTAAGATGCCAAGCAGTAATTGACAAGCCAGTCACAACAGTCTGGTACGCCCACTCAAGTAAGCAGAAGACGTTCTCAGTCTATACGGTTTTTGAGTGCTCCCTTCTATCGATTCCAGAATCGAACGAGAGGGAGGGAATTCTCGAGTATCAGTGGCTGTCGCCGACGTCTCTCCCGCCTACCACACTTCCTCAGATTCGCCAGATAGTGGAGTCTCGTAGTCGTTAA
- a CDS encoding DUF7344 domain-containing protein: MSTSNLPIASYPDQHQSQEIDAPSRDELFQLLSNQRRREVLRYFSTHSEDVELRALADWVAAQEYDTTIDQLTAKQRQRVYISLYQTHIPTLVDHDCIEYNRSTGLVRRTDRIDDIDRHLKLESLTRSDPSILSSPFAWLPSLASQYTVPLIISGCFVLLLGWFSVVSPLFLLTISWVGLFSYLVLYHMH; the protein is encoded by the coding sequence ATGTCAACAAGTAATCTACCGATAGCGAGCTATCCGGATCAGCACCAATCGCAGGAGATCGACGCCCCATCACGAGATGAGTTGTTTCAACTTCTCTCGAATCAACGCCGGAGGGAGGTCCTCCGGTATTTCAGCACCCATAGCGAAGACGTCGAGCTGCGTGCTCTCGCTGATTGGGTTGCTGCACAAGAATATGACACGACTATCGACCAGCTTACCGCGAAACAGCGACAACGAGTATATATTTCACTCTATCAGACTCACATTCCGACGTTAGTTGATCACGATTGTATCGAGTACAATCGATCAACTGGCTTGGTTCGGCGGACCGACCGAATCGACGACATAGATCGACATCTCAAACTCGAATCCCTCACTCGGTCGGATCCGAGCATACTCAGTTCACCATTCGCTTGGCTCCCCAGCCTCGCAAGTCAGTACACTGTTCCGCTCATCATAAGTGGCTGTTTCGTTCTTCTGTTGGGGTGGTTTAGTGTCGTTTCTCCACTCTTCTTGTTGACGATCAGTTGGGTCGGACTCTTCAGTTACTTAGTGCTCTATCACATGCACTGA
- a CDS encoding DUF58 domain-containing protein produces the protein MHATRRFWTTIGLVVVLTAGAVLTARPLLGAGAALIGATLLAHQSVFAHTLARTVEGLAVEIFIEQESVLTDETTTLVLRVADQAGSPLALAVEAQPPVGARLIGGTRDVSLSASETDREAQSEFELAWPVTGTFEFDQPRLAVADRYGLFEEELPVDAHYSPTVTVEPRRPQEMHVGSGGERIGAAYGEHEAVAIGSGLEPDVLREYTAEDSAARIDWKTTARMDSAYVREYETDTDRETVILMDTRASMTAGPPGETKLDYARQVGIALADNAHEFNDPLGLYVVTDEGLATRFKPVAQRHQYVTIKERIRALEGGTETDSTPQGRTQAATRRMSSQLTDQSSFARQLRPFLDEQTTQIQQIDRDPLIRTVRSHIRPLQGAIWTAIVTDDTNRAELQEAISLARRGNDHVMVFLAPSILFESGGLSDVAGAYDRYREFEEFRRQLARMRRVTVFEMGPGDRLDTILTSGARLYRNRTRQTQSSTP, from the coding sequence ATGCATGCTACACGCCGCTTTTGGACCACGATCGGACTGGTCGTCGTCCTCACGGCGGGGGCTGTCCTAACCGCCCGCCCACTTCTGGGTGCAGGGGCGGCGCTTATCGGCGCAACACTCCTCGCCCACCAGTCTGTCTTCGCGCACACGCTCGCGCGAACCGTCGAGGGGCTTGCAGTCGAGATATTCATCGAACAGGAATCGGTTCTCACTGACGAGACGACGACACTCGTTCTCCGGGTTGCCGACCAAGCGGGCTCGCCGCTGGCGCTCGCCGTTGAGGCACAACCACCTGTCGGCGCTCGCCTCATCGGGGGCACACGAGACGTCTCTCTCAGCGCCAGTGAGACCGACCGCGAGGCCCAATCCGAGTTCGAGCTAGCTTGGCCCGTCACAGGGACCTTCGAATTCGACCAGCCCCGATTGGCGGTCGCCGATCGGTACGGGCTCTTCGAGGAGGAACTGCCGGTCGACGCTCATTACTCACCGACAGTCACCGTCGAGCCCCGCCGGCCACAGGAGATGCACGTCGGCAGCGGTGGCGAGCGCATCGGGGCTGCCTACGGCGAACACGAAGCCGTCGCGATCGGATCGGGGCTCGAACCCGACGTTCTTCGGGAGTATACCGCGGAGGATTCCGCCGCCCGAATCGACTGGAAGACGACAGCCCGCATGGACAGCGCCTATGTCCGGGAGTACGAGACCGATACCGATCGCGAGACGGTCATTCTAATGGATACTCGAGCGTCAATGACTGCGGGTCCGCCGGGGGAGACGAAACTCGACTACGCTCGCCAGGTCGGCATCGCATTGGCCGACAACGCACACGAGTTCAACGACCCCCTGGGCCTCTACGTCGTCACTGATGAAGGGCTGGCCACCCGGTTCAAACCGGTCGCACAACGCCACCAGTACGTTACGATCAAAGAGCGGATCCGGGCTCTCGAGGGCGGTACCGAGACCGACTCGACGCCGCAGGGACGGACACAAGCGGCGACGCGTCGTATGAGTAGCCAGCTCACTGATCAGTCGTCGTTCGCACGCCAACTCCGCCCGTTTCTCGATGAACAGACGACCCAGATTCAACAGATCGACCGCGACCCGCTGATCCGAACCGTTCGATCACACATCCGGCCGCTCCAGGGGGCGATCTGGACGGCCATTGTCACCGACGATACGAATCGGGCCGAGCTTCAGGAGGCGATCAGCCTCGCACGCCGTGGAAACGATCATGTTATGGTGTTTCTGGCACCCTCGATACTGTTCGAATCGGGCGGGCTCTCGGACGTTGCGGGAGCCTATGACCGCTATCGTGAGTTCGAGGAGTTCCGCCGGCAGCTGGCCCGTATGCGCCGCGTCACGGTGTTCGAGATGGGGCCTGGGGACCGCCTCGACACGATCCTCACCTCCGGTGCGCGTCTCTATCGTAACCGAACACGACAGACCCAGTCTTCGACGCCATGA
- a CDS encoding polysaccharide deacetylase family protein, which yields MSEEDRSITKRTFLMAASTACLSGCLGDAPSQSSSQKTPSQETKNETDTDPEPTVETEPESPTLFLDGDPREELWDVGDQWRDGTSLDEWDVLSGSIERSTKHQYRDFPSVRLTATDDDGVAVRVPIDGYDLTQTSFSLAMYIDTPGTHYSPSFDVNAPECGQTLEFRTRYKIDEPGWIRYDLGINDISNLDSTTESYMTISWGGNDIDWYISDLRAVPVNQDPCLFIQFDDSLRSTYDTAFPIMRQYDIPATVYTVTGRIGNTGSLTLDQMNEMQDAGWEFASHTQSHQRTGELSLDEQRAELENSKRWLLDHGFEQAASMLAYPFGSFTTETMDIAADYYDFATSEQRGAINRRISSPLSVNRHPGDNVKRSLELIDILLDDQIPTDTLVLCYHDVIEDNDPSVDPDGLRETMAYIDDQGVTCRVTSELRDDLFRSESSSSSHTATDN from the coding sequence ATGAGTGAAGAAGACCGGTCGATAACAAAACGAACATTTCTCATGGCAGCCAGTACAGCATGTCTCTCTGGCTGCCTCGGAGACGCTCCTTCGCAGTCGAGTAGCCAGAAGACTCCCTCTCAAGAGACGAAAAACGAAACTGACACCGACCCGGAACCGACTGTTGAGACCGAACCCGAGAGTCCTACGCTATTCCTTGATGGCGATCCGCGTGAGGAGCTGTGGGACGTCGGTGATCAATGGCGAGATGGGACATCCCTCGACGAGTGGGACGTGCTATCCGGATCGATTGAGCGCTCGACAAAACACCAGTATCGTGATTTTCCATCTGTTCGTCTCACTGCTACTGACGACGATGGGGTCGCGGTCCGGGTCCCAATTGATGGCTACGATCTGACACAGACCTCATTCTCGCTCGCTATGTATATCGACACTCCAGGTACTCATTACTCGCCATCGTTCGATGTCAATGCTCCCGAGTGTGGACAAACACTTGAATTTCGGACACGCTACAAAATCGATGAACCGGGTTGGATCCGCTACGATCTAGGGATCAACGATATCTCTAATCTCGATTCAACTACGGAGTCGTATATGACGATCTCGTGGGGCGGCAATGACATCGACTGGTATATCAGCGACCTCCGAGCGGTTCCGGTCAATCAGGACCCCTGCTTGTTCATCCAGTTTGACGACTCACTTCGGTCGACCTACGATACCGCATTCCCGATTATGCGCCAGTACGACATCCCGGCGACGGTCTACACTGTTACTGGGCGGATCGGCAATACAGGGAGTCTCACCCTCGACCAGATGAATGAAATGCAGGACGCCGGCTGGGAGTTCGCAAGCCATACACAGAGTCATCAACGCACAGGTGAACTCTCTCTGGACGAACAGCGAGCCGAGCTCGAGAACTCGAAACGCTGGCTACTCGATCACGGCTTCGAACAGGCTGCCTCAATGCTCGCCTATCCGTTTGGTTCGTTCACCACCGAAACGATGGATATTGCCGCCGATTATTACGATTTCGCGACCAGCGAACAGCGCGGCGCGATAAACCGACGGATCAGTTCACCTCTCTCCGTGAACCGACATCCTGGTGACAACGTCAAACGGTCACTAGAATTGATTGATATATTGCTTGATGATCAGATCCCAACCGACACTCTAGTGCTCTGTTATCACGACGTTATCGAGGATAACGACCCATCGGTTGATCCTGATGGACTTCGGGAGACGATGGCGTATATCGACGACCAAGGCGTCACCTGCAGAGTAACAAGTGAACTCCGCGATGATCTATTCAGGAGTGAGAGTTCTTCCTCATCTCATACTGCGACGGATAATTAG